A genome region from Eremothecium gossypii ATCC 10895 chromosome VII, complete sequence includes the following:
- the ROY1 gene encoding Roy1p (Syntenic homolog of Saccharomyces cerevisiae YMR258C (ROY1)) — translation MLDKNEQEVIFRNVAKFLTQNDLTSLALVNRWFNAKIAIPGLYKNIIICRDPVLRSGEWFLDCGTSYIAGFRAVSKTFDQNDIFVYDRVRRLTGSSHLDKIRTLVIESDTFHDMENGRIVLQELLDAVIETGVIEHLYIRDPVLFEANYCQLFSLSRLQHLEITNMKDLARISDASIKTVKSLQLTLREPSFESGAVPPEVTRAFFPKIEKLTIQDNEYSSLRVLQYFDSEGITFCNLKALKFNHVHGLHDYNKTLRELTSSYIIKTIPLENIQRLEIEVSCCIKGCECFDNFLVELASEPLNLRELSFIEKRFGAITHLEAENWDLAVCKFLLSLPSISVNLKALSIRHSAPADGIIEDAVEGNYLRRRTLYAEVLPHLRALTTLIAPTILHTLSAYETLVCDLLWNGCECHFCADVLGVFDRYLMNHQYYSRSAGTYKDITPSIFFAFASDALSRRCSPASGWDLDVLTQAPFGHLWDMHGYQNIAHFPDFDCLYDVSTFGYLAVCITHFLNQYMDDITGCLPSLRSCYLTGIYYTCNKSTKYKSIYE, via the coding sequence ATGCTTGATAAGAATGAGCAAGAGGTAATCTTCAGGAATGTCGCAAAGTTTTTAACACAGAATGACCTTACCAGCCTTGCTTTAGTGAATAGGTGGTTTAATGCGAAGATAGCTATTCCAGGACTCTACAAAAACATTATAATATGTAGAGATCCAGTTTTGCGAAGTGGGGAATGGTTTCTAGACTGTGGCACCAGTTACATTGCTGGATTTCGTGCGGTGTCTAAAACCTTCGATCAAAACGATATCTTTGTCTATGATAGAGTGCGACGCCTTACTGGTTCTTCTCACCTCGACAAGATCCGTACCCTGGTAATAGAGTCGGATACTTTCCATGACATGGAAAATGGGCGGATTGTTTTGCAGGAACTTCTTGATGCTGTCATAGAAACAGGTGTCATTGAGCATTTGTATATTCGTGACCCTGTACTGTTCGAAGCGAACTATTGCCAATTATTCAGTCTCTCGAGACTGCAGCATCTAGAGATAACAAATATGAAGGATTTGGCGCGTATTTCGGATGCTTCGATCAAGACAGTGAAGTCGTTACAGCTCACCCTAAGGGAGCCTTCTTTTGAATCCGGTGCAGTCCCACCAGAAGTTACAAGGGCCTTCTTTCCAAAGATTGAGAAGCTGACTATCCAGGACAATGAATACTCCAGTCTGCGGGTGTTGCAGTATTTCGATTCGGAGGGCATCACGTTTTGCAATCTTAAGGCCTTAAAGTTTAATCATGTTCACGGACTTCATGACTATAACAAAACATTGCGCGAACTAACGTCATCATATATTATCAAAACGATACCACTTGAAAATATTCAGAGGTTAGAGATAGAAGTTTCTTGTTGCATTAAAGGATGCGAATGCTTTGATAACTTCTTGGTCGAGCTGGCATCGGAACCTTTGAACTTGCGGGAGTTGTCCTTCATCGAAAAAAGATTTGGAGCCATCACCCACCTTGAAGCAGAGAATTGGGATCTGGCAGTGTGCAAGTTTCTTCTTAGTCTCCCATCAATATCTGTCAATCTCAAAGCGCTCAGCATTCGGCATAGCGCACCAGCAGATGGTATAATCGAGGATGCAGTAGAGGGTAACTACTTGAGAAGAAGGACTCTTTACGCAGAAGTGCTCCCTCACCTGAGAGCACTGACCACATTGATTGCCCCTACTATCCTTCATACGTTATCTGCTTACGAAACACTAGTCTGCGACCTGCTCTGGAACGGGTGCGAGTGCCATTTCTGCGCTGATGTTCTGGGCGTGTTCGACCGTTACCTAATGAATCACCAGTACTACTCACGCTCTGCGGGCACCTACAAGGACATAACCCCATCCATATTTTTTGCATTTGCTTCAGATGCTCTTTCCCGCCGTTGCTCACCGGCATCTGGGTGGGACCTTGACGTGCTGACACAAGCTCCCTTCGGCCATCTCTGGGATATGCACGGGTACCAGAATATAGCTCACTTTCCAGATTTTGACTGCCTCTACGACGTATCTACATTCGGGTATCTGGCCGTTTGCATAACTCACTTTCTCAATCAGTATATGGACGATATCACAGGTTGTCTGCCAAGCTTGAGGTCATGCTACCTGACTGGAATCTACTACACCTGCAACAAGTCAACAAAATATAAATCAATCTACGAATAA
- the PET111 gene encoding Pet111p (Syntenic homolog of Saccharomyces cerevisiae YMR257C (PET111)): MLNRSRSSMLGCVRLWPRSVVLVMNMRQLQQSVVCTVYNGVRRTSRQLPRWINDKEPQKAKNGQLKATSNGNRLGWSKQRQVSFITEEEFKAAWSVRFMYGELETVNEVIDILEKKSQAFQPAHLLTLLETLYKLHDLHDIARIYQVYGPLLKNMDSYPGYCELLHLLVKTQFQLQDYPITELLFRLYASCQKPDGKLFMYGLRSMLENNNAVSAKEFYCRFVKTCKELHSSDHILQLMTSYAIKKGDMQGLSDIFQLWLYNSHITPSYVTLARAQLDFERFDTMEGKYYWYQILHHPQVVKSGYHQSDYYLIARFMKRIDRLKLPPASVQKEMQENNAYANISCDAKSLLYKHLLHTYMKANDFASLKDMLRIIQQDSEVSISMDFHLVICKYFSKNGLLGDLTSYLKDVIVKIPHTEKPVFDSRLLSIIWRSAMTAYPMLLREYENEFQVLLNHEEYFYCFPWLQNCVKNLLSLDVLEARGDGIFSVRTATSSETKKLYRAAKHLKRHDAGKVCFMIRKHMDASMRPAFDLYYSLMKYCVNHRQFNTMNFLEANLRPTYRYIPLKVDILTLRAKIYQLLDNQNLNPGEAKGNSQVGTMIKSFITTNEQRLNFQNRLQLGTLASKFGLFELAEEQFAHAKRLMRPTERRELYMYYKSLSAFYSLAKMPTCLIDTLRAFNNEPHSSLVTHYWLRSIRTHIHWLRRNNAEEEVIDELTKQRSKMVLHYANSKMEGLHSISALTTLLRSWLNHLCEADRAAMHLRREALKKSIDIAFTARTHAASSSAAVSCALASGLPSTQPLSQPNFYTYPYKECEQSIGMHAELP; encoded by the coding sequence ATGCTGAATAGATCTCGAAGTAGCATGTTAGGATGCGTACGACTGTGGCCACGAAGCGTGGTATTGGTGATGAATATGCgtcagctgcagcagagtGTTGTGTGCACGGTATACAACGGTGTACGAAGGACCAGCAGGCAACTTCCGCGATGGATAAATGATAAAGAACCACAGAAGGCGAAGAACGGCCAGTTGAAGGCCACATCTAACGGAAATCGTTTAGGCTGGTCCAAACAGAGACAGGTATCGTTCATTACCGAGGAGGAGTTTAAGGCGGCATGGAGCGTGCGGTTCATGTATGGTGAACTCGAGACCGTGAACGAGGTTATAGATATACTGGAGAAGAAGAGTCAGGCTTTTCAGCCCGCGCACCTACTCACATTGCTGGAAACACTCTACAAGTTGCATGATTTGCATGATATCGCGCGGATTTACCAGGTGTATGGCCCCTTGCTCAAGAATATGGACTCCTACCCGGGATATTGTGAGCTGCTACATCTACTAGTTAAGACACAgttccagctgcaggaCTACCCAATTACAGAGCTGTTATTCAGGTTATATGCCTCATGCCAGAAGCCAGATGGGAAGCTGTTTATGTATGGCCTCCGTTCCATGCTGGAGAACAATAATGCCGTTAGTGCAAAGGAATTCTACTGTCGTTTTGTGAAGACCTGCAAGGAGCTACACTCCAGTGATCATATACTACAGCTTATGACCAGCTATGCGATCAAGAAGGGTGACATGCAAGGACTGAGCGATATTTTTCAACTGTGGTTATACAACAGCCATATTACACCGTCATATGTCACTCTTGCGAGAGCCCAGTTAGATTTTGAACGGTTTGACACGATGGAGGGCAAGTATTACTGGTACCAAATCCTACATCATCCTCAAGTTGTTAAATCAGGATATCACCAGAGCGACTACTACCTCATCGCGAGGTTCATGAAGAGGATAGACAGATTAAAACTTCCTCCAGCCAGTGTACAAAAAGAGATGCAGGAGAATAACGCATACGCAAATATAAGCTGTGACGCAAAGTCATTACTTTACAAGCATCTTCTCCATACATACATGAAGGCCAACGACTTTGCATCGCTTAAAGATATGTTACGGATTATTCAACAAGACAGTGAAGTTAGTATTTCTATGGATTTTCATCTTGTCATATGCAAGTACTTCTCCAAGAATGGACTTCTAGGCGATCTTACTTCATATCTGAAAGACGTCATTGTTAAAATTCCGCATACTGAAAAGCCTGTATTCGACAGCAGGCTCTTATCGATTATATGGCGATCTGCAATGACAGCATACCCAATGCTCCTTAGGGAATATGAAAATGAATTTCAGGTTCTTTTAAATCATGAGGAGTACTTCTACTGCTTTCCATGGCTACAGAACTGTGTCAAAAATCTGCTTTCTCTGGACGTCTTGGAGGCTCGAGGCGACGGTATTTTCTCGGTAAGGACAGCCACAAGTAGCGAAACGAAGAAGTTATACCGCGCTGCCAAGCATCTTAAACGGCATGATGCAGGCAAAGTCTGCTTCATGATAAGGAAGCATATGGATGCCTCGATGCGCCCAGCATTTGATTTATACTACAGTCTAATGAAGTACTGTGTCAACCACCGTCAGTTCAACACGATGAACTTTTTAGAGGCTAATCTTCGTCCAACCTACCGATACATTCCTTTAAAGGTCGATATACTTACACTGCGAGCCAAGATATACCAGCTACTGGACAATCAGAACTTAAACCCTGGGGAGGCGAAGGGCAACTCACAAGTGGGTACCATGATCAAGTCTTTTATCACTACAAATGAGCAGCGCTTAAATTTCCAGAATCGTTTACAGCTGGGTACGCTTGCAAGCAAATTTGGCCTTTTTGAGCTAGCGGAGGAACAGTTCGCTCACGCCAAGCGCCTCATGCGGCCTACAGAGCGCCGCGAGCTTTACATGTATTACAAATCTCTCAGCGCGTTCTATTCCTTAGCCAAAATGCCGACCTGCTTAATAGATACTCTGCGTGCCTTTAATAACGAGCCGCACTCGTCCCTCGTAACACACTACTGGCTGCGCTCTATCCGAACACATATCCACTGGCTCCGCCGCAATAATGCAGAAGAAGAGGTCATAGATGAGCTGACCAAGCAGCGCAGCAAGATGGTACTCCACTATGCGAACTCAAAGATGGAAGGCCTGCATAGCATTTCGGCTCTCACCACACTTCTGCGTTCTTGGCTTAACCATCTCTGTGAAGCCGATCGTGCGGCAATGCACTTGCGCAGAGAAGCACTGAAAAAATCAATAGACATAGCCTTCACCGCGCGTACGCATGCCGCTTCCTCATCTGCGGCGGTCAGCTGCGCCCTAGCATCAGGCCTGCCCTCTACGCAGCCTCTATCACAACCTAATTTCTACACATATCCTTACAAGGAGTGTGAGCAAAGTATAGGAATGCACGCAGAGCTACCGTGA
- the PSH1 gene encoding ubiquitin-protein ligase PSH1 (Syntenic homolog of Saccharomyces cerevisiae YOL054W (PSH1); 1-intron) has protein sequence MSGVLHKAVPKVSGRKHLIIIRKLLETTICTICHDYMYVPVMTGCGHNYCYFCISNWLNNTSSTELNCPQCRSSITSMPSLNVTLQQNLDALIEVLDKAEPEVIALLDAKRESLKEYKDDVAGNRLYQKVFENTAVAVVDEDDGVARCSNCHWEVEGSVCPHCQARMRNRVNETEFNSDEYSESELAELEQTLDEYRVRSAELMQDLGSADGHSSDGSLADALNRRFPIRQPRDFLHDDISGSSDSHYDEDKYYPDRRSASRSADADTPSDLEGFIVDDEDPAAHESEGSSTYNGSQPSSPASSFTRHRQRSPHITTRVARDSTDDSIVEVVRDLSTSGGGSSPSVNGSRATDTSRDSDYYENNEVDGFVSGDSLDDTEHKHAVTSSSAEEPARKRRYMVLDSDDD, from the exons ATGAGTGGCGTTCTGCATAAGGCAGTGCCTAAGGTG TCTGGTCGGAAGCATCTAATAATCATACGAAAGTTGCTAGAGACAACAATATGCACTATATGCCATGATTATATGTATGTCCCGGTGATGACCGGGTGCGGTCATAACTACTGTTATTTCTGCATCTCCAACTGGCTCAACAACACAAGTTCTACAGAGCTCAACTGCCCGCAATGCCGCTCGAGCATCACGTCGATGCCGTCACTGAATGTGACATTACAGCAAAACCTTGACGCGCTCATCGAGGTACTGGACAAGGCGGAGCCCGAGGTGATTGCATTGTTGGATGCGAAACGCGAAAGTCTGAAGGAATACAAGGACGACGTTGCAGGGAACCGTCTCTACCAAAAAGTCTTTGAAAATACTGCAGTAGCGGTGGTAGACGAGGACGATGGGGTGGCGCGATGCAGCAACTGCCACTGGGAAGTGGAAGGGTCTGTGTGTCCCCACTGCCAGGCGCGCATGCGCAACCGGGTCAACGAGACAGAGTTCAACAGCGACGAGTACTCAGAGAGCGAGCTGGCAGAGCTGGAGCAGACGCTGGACGAATATCGCGTGCGTTCAGCAGAGCTAATGCAGGACCTAGGGTCGGCAGATGGGCACAGCAGCGATGGGAGCCTGGCCGACGCACTTAATAGGCGTTTCCCCATCAGACAGCCTCGAGACTTTCTGCACGATGATATAAGTGGCAGTAGCGACTCGCACTACGACGAAGACAAGTACTACCCGGACCGTCGCTCCGCTAGCCGGTCGGCTGACGCAGACACGCCCTCCGACCTAGAGGGCTTTATAgtcgacgacgaggaccCCGCTGCGCATGAAAGTGAAGGGAGCAGCACATATAATGGCTCGCAGCCCTCGAGCCCGGCTTCCTCGTTCACACGGCATCGGCAGCGCTCCCCGCATATAACTACCCGCGTCGCCCGCGACAGCACAGACGACAGCATCGTTGAAGTGGTACGAGACCTCAGCACCTCCGGAGGGGGCTCTTCGCCCTCAGTCAATGGAAGCAGAGCTACCGACACCTCTCGAGACAGTGATTATTATGAGAACAACGAGGTTGACGGCTTTGTCAGTGGTGACTCCCTTGACGACACCGAACACAAGCATGCAGTCACATCGAGCTCGGCGGAGGAACCGGCCCGGAAGCGCCGGTATATGGTCCTGGACAGCGACGACGACTAG
- the COX7 gene encoding cytochrome c oxidase subunit VII (Syntenic homolog of Saccharomyces cerevisiae YMR256C (COX7)), giving the protein MAVNKVIQYQKMFQASTKPLWKRHPRSNFYLYPFYGLFALSLLVPIAHIPNAIMGIKAKRS; this is encoded by the coding sequence ATGGCCGTCAACAAGGTTATCCAGTACCAGAAAATGTTCCAGGCTTCTACCAAGCCTTTGTGGAAGAGACACCCAAGATCCAACTTCTACCTCTACCCATTCTACGGTCTTTTCGCGCTATCGCTCCTCGTCCCTATCGCGCACATTCCAAATGCCATCATGGGGATCAAGGCCAAGAGATCATAA
- the AIM39 gene encoding Aim39p (Syntenic homolog of Saccharomyces cerevisiae YOL053W (AIM39)) produces the protein MIRLLGLTTRRVAVRTPVTALYSTGKPIDPKHIFTDPQTNRIRDPPNYFQKGRGRGTEDAPLPADMHYGMGAQEAVSEAIGASIRQQRARKRRGILLALVVAVFGTVFGYSIGYRVFYKHSESFLPLWPAKRSRPLSEKDAANLRVAEVKRMAEFRVFERLSMHKMIKEQFGVPLHTQDGKKPETNVFVLWCEDQDPCITGLLFRPSGSHAPDHGHTWHDFLGLVQWRVTHRPVSIRNAAERVLNFIGLGTSDLFQMVDPSKVYGDFKYEFPLPKRNDNDHAMHICFLGEMPLGPDSLVVYRGKYHVGVRLDQVDLFRREDGKLIRYVLYKNS, from the coding sequence ATGATCAGGCTACTTGGGCTGACAACTCGAAGAGTTGCCGTGCGTACGCCGGTGACCGCTCTCTATAGCACTGGCAAACCAATCGACCCCAAGCATATATTCACAGATCCCCAGACGAACCGCATACGAGATCCGCCGAATTACTTCCAGAAgggccgcggccgcggtACAGAGGATGCTCCGCTTCCTGCGGACATGCACTACGGGATGGGTGCGCAGGAGGCGGTGTCAGAAGCCATAGGAGCATCAATCAGACAGCAGCGGGCGCGCAAGCGGCGCGGTATCCTGCTCGCACTTGTGGTAGCAGTTTTCGGCACGGTATTTGGCTACTCGATCGGGTACCGGGTGTTTTACAAACACAGCGAGTCGTTCCTGCCTTTGTGGCCGGCTAAGCGCTCGCGCCCGCTCAGCGAGAAGGACGCCGCCAATCTGCGGGTAGCAGAGGTCAAGCGCATGGCGGAGTTCCGCGTCTTTGAGCGCCTCTCTATGCATAAGATGATCAAGGAGCAGTTTGGCGTCCCCTTGCACACGCAGGACGGCAAGAAGCCGGAAACAAATGTATTTGTGCTGTGGTGCGAGGACCAGGATCCCTGTATCACAGGGCTACTGTTTAGACCATCGGGCAGCCATGCCCCAGACCATGGCCATACTTGGCACGACTTCCTTGGCCTCGTCCAGTGGCGGGTCACCCATCGTCCCGTGAGCATCCGCAATGCTGCAGAACGCGTACTAAATTTCATTGGTCTTGGGACATCCGATCTCTTTCAAATGGTGGATCCGAGTAAGGTTTATGGCGACTTCAAGTACGAGTTTCCCTTGCCGAAGCGGAACGATAACGATCACGCGATGCACATTTGTTTCCTGGGCGAAATGCCGCTGGGACCGGACTCCCTAGTCGTCTACCGGGGCAAATACCACGTTGGCGTGCGCCTGGACCAGGTGGATCTGTTCCGTAGAGAGGATGGCAAGCTAATTCGCTACGTATTATATAAAAACAGCTGA
- the GFD1 gene encoding Gfd1p (Syntenic homolog of Saccharomyces cerevisiae YMR255W (GFD1)), producing the protein MPLDSKWARVPAEDGKASPAQTANTGKKKPAARSEERRSSHGAVKPQEEGKTKDSKRWPRKKGANSSARVNSAGSGGSASSAEQLDSRPSTSGSQSKSRIFDKAAGRGPNPLAVRLGITDESARSKRDGERRAAGKGAAKRASRTNAPAHRQVKGDGRGQAPRPLKDDPATVSELERRIFEQRKLLAMRQHQAEQERLLQDFLCDDFPLEWDENELVGQLDKLATR; encoded by the coding sequence ATGCCTTTAGACTCTAAGTGGGCTCGCGTACCAGCAGAGGATGGTAAAGCCTCTCCTGCGCAGACCGCTAATACAGGAAAGAAGAAGCCGGCAGCGCGTTCGGAAGAGCGGCGATCTTCGCACGGAGCAGTAAAGCCACAGGAGGAGGGCAAAACCAAAGATAGCAAACGGTGGCCACGCAAAAAGGGCGCGAATTCGAGCGCTAGGGTGAACTCCGCGGGGTCGGGTGGGTCCGCGTCCAGCGCGGAGCAGCTTGACTCGCGCCCGTCGACGAGTGGCAGCCAGTCCAAGAGTCGTATATTCGACAAGGCGGCCGGGAGGGGACCAAACCCTCTGGCAGTCCGCCTGGGGATCACGGACGAGTCAGCGCGGTCGAAGCGGGACGGCGagcggcgcgctgcgggcAAGGGCGCGGCGAAACGTGCGTCGAGGACGAACGCGCCCGCGCACCGGCAGGTGAAAGGCGACGGGCGCGGCCAGGCCCCGCGCCCGTTGAAAGATGATCCAGCCACGGTGAGTGAGCTGGAGCGGCGCATCTTTGAGCAGCGCAAGCTGCTGGCCATGCGACAGCACCAAGCCGAGCAAGAGCGGCTATTGCAGGACTTTTTATGCGACGACTTTCCGCTGGAGTGGGATGAGAACGAGCTAGTGGGCCAGTTAGACAAGTTGGCCACGCGCTAG
- the MLO1 gene encoding Mlo1p (Syntenic homolog of Saccharomyces cerevisiae YMR252C): MWRRVARTVTCRRWAHGGSYKQWHELGLDEQQRFARDFVENYRAQYPGSKTNVSLRGLTLNMEEHGDAPAVFGIFYNDIWRLRQQREAALYGAGQRVPAGSAVREHGRFAHESFHDLLVEIESAE, encoded by the coding sequence ATGTGGCGCAGGGTAGCAAGAACGGTTACATGTAGAAGATGGGCACACGGCGGGAGCTACAAACAGTGGCACGAGCTTGGGCTGGATGAGCAGCAGCGGTTTGCGCGGGACTTTGTGGAGAACTACCGCGCGCAGTACCCGGGGTCCAAGACCAATGTGTCGCTGCGCGGGCTAACGCTGAACATGGAAGAGCACGGGGATGCGCCGGCTGTATTTGGCATTTTCTACAACGATATATggcgcctgcgccagcagcgggaGGCGGCCCTGTACGGGGCCGGGCAGCGGGTGCCTGCCGGCAGCGCTGTGCGCGAGCACGGGCGCTTCGCGCACGAGAGCTTCCACGACCTGCTGGTCGAGATAGAGTCTGCAGAATGA
- the RDH54 gene encoding DNA-dependent ATPase RDH54 (Syntenic homolog of Saccharomyces cerevisiae YBR073W (RDH54)), whose translation MSNGLSLPKYANMPFRPPRMAKQGDKRRGGDSTAGGETAVVREGGLGKSVKDQEQTGDGLKRPKRETKIFMVTYRKASNKKNKTWDGDGYGVLRSGEQLRVYNGDGKALGTYHWQADRAMSDVVFRCGAGWECQLDYEIKDEREFSAALDTVKGALAPEKKSPCRTTVQPGPGAGGNNTPTRVPLSKLFVGAKNTKFKPVMRSADAAIAAGSAASGRHCALFDKTQIDDPLVMNKAGDDEVEVVVDPILSKKLRQHQRTGIKFMYDCVRGLARSEKDDDRTVMILEYDSDVKGCLLADEMGLGKTCMTIALIWTLLKQHPRPSSVPCSQLGVALQGICQKVLVVCPVTLIGNWKKEFIKWLPMNRIGILTLSSKNTPEKDKNDVRNFLRVQRTYQVLILGYEKLLNVFSELDQAKSKLDLLICDEGHRLKNSSSKILKCLTDLEIERKVILTGTPIQNDLNEFYTIINFINPGILGTFAHFKRVYITPITRARDVNNKHNDQIVSLGESRSQDLIEITKKFILRRTSSIIADYLPPRTDIVVFCKPTQHQLDAFNQVLVGTRVDFQNMSFNSSLGLITLFKKICNSPSLVSSDSYFQSKVNGGTPALRIAQSTTSGKLKVLMSLLHQIAHRSDNEKVVVISNYTQTLDIIGNLMSSASLSYLRLDGSTPTKERDAIVNDFNRSQTIFGFLLSAKSGGVGLNLVGASRLILFDNDWNPSVDLQAMSRIHRDGQKKPCFIYRLVTTGCIDEKIFQRQLMKNNLSKKFLDDHCDDKSSDNVFEQEDLKDLFSVQSGTLSNTHDLLCSCEGSGEEFEDTNTPPPSSENTEGGKAKMTGWMRALDVKNIMDNSQKQQSALKATIMKKCLVGYRHINPRLMSDFGDHILERTLEEYPDSVTFAFVKRNK comes from the coding sequence ATGTCGAACGGTCTCAGTTTGCCGAAGTACGCCAATATGCCATTCAGGCCTCCGCGGATGGCGAAGCAAGGGGACAAAAGGCGGGGCGGAGACTCCACTGCGGGCGGCGAGACGGCTGTGGTGCGCGAGGGTGGCTTGGGAAAGAGTGTGAAAGACCAGGAGCAGACTGGTGATGGCTTGAAGAGGCCTAAACGCGAAACCAAGATATTCATGGTGACATACAGGAAGGCCAGCAACAAGAAGAACAAGACTTGGGATGGAGATGGCTACGGGGTGCTGCGGAGTGGCGAGCAACTGAGAGTTTACAATGGCGACGGTAAAGCGCTGGGCACGTACCATTGGCAGGCGGATCGTGCCATGTCTGATGTGGTATTTCGATGCGGGGCCGGGTGGGAGTGCCAGCTGGACTACGAAATCAAGGACGAACGTGAATTTTCAGCCGCCCTAGATACTGTCAAGGGTGCGCTAGCCCCCGAAAAGAAGTCGCCCTGCCGCACGACCGTGCAGCCTGGGCCTGGAGCAGGCGGGAACAACACGCCGACACGCGTACCTCTGTCCAAGCTCTTTGTAGGTGCGAAAAACACCAAGTTCAAGCCAGTGATGCGCTCTGCGGATGCCGCTATCGCGGCAGGCAGTGCCGCTTCGGGCCGCCACTGTGCGCTATTCGATAAGACACAGATAGATGACCCACTGGTCATGAACAAAGCCGGTGACGACGAAGTCGAAGTTGTAGTCGATCCTATTTTGTCAAAAAAGCTACGCCAGCATCAGAGAACAGGTATTAAATTCATGTATGACTGCGTCCGGGGGCTCGCAAGGTCCGAGAAGGACGATGATAGAACAGTGATGATCTTGGAATATGATAGTGATGTCAAGGGTTGTCTGTTGGCGGACGAGATGGGATTAGGGAAAACATGCATGACGATTGCTCTGATCTGGACGCTACTGAAGCAGCATCCCAGGCCATCGTCTGTTCCATGCTCGCAATTGGGGGTTGCGTTGCAGGGTATTTGCCAGAAAGTTCTCGTGGTATGCCCGGTGACTCTGATTGGCAACTGGAAGAAGGAGTTCATCAAATGGCTGCCGATGAATAGAATTGGAATCTTGACGCTAAGTAGCAAGAATACCCCAGAAAAAGACAAAAATGACGTTCGCAACTTTCTGAGGGTTCAACGTACCTACCAGGTGCTAATTCTTGGTTATGAAAAGCTGCTGAATGTCTTTTCAGAGTTAGACCAGGCTAAAAGCAAATTGGACTTATTAATCTGCGACGAAGGTCACAGGCTTAAGAATTCATCATCCAAGATACTGAAGTGCTTAACCGATTTGGAGATTGAACGGAAGGTGATTCTGACTGGTACGCCCATCCAGAACGATCTAAATGAATTTTATACAATCATCAATTTTATCAATCCTGGCATTCTGGGCACCTTTGCACACTTCAAGCGAGTATACATAACACCTATTACCAGGGCTAGAGATGTAAACAACAAGCATAATGACCAAATTGTCTCTCTCGGGGAATCCAGATCACAAGATTTAATTGAAATAACAAAAAAGTTCATCCTGAGAAGAACCAGCTCCATCATTGCAGATTACCTACCACCGAGGACAGATATTGTAGTGTTTTGCAAGCCAACACAGCATCAGCTAGATGCTTTTAATCAAGTGCTGGTGGGAACCCGCGTGGACTTTCAAAATATGTCCTTTAATTCCTCACTTGGGTTGATAACACTGTTCAAAAAGATATGCAATTCTCCAAGCCTAGTAAGTTCGGATTCATACTTTCAGAGCAAGGTAAATGGGGGCACCCCCGCTTTGAGAATAGCACAAAGTACAACTTCTGGGAAACTTAAAGTGCTCATGTCTCTACTGCACCAAATAGCGCACCGCAGTGATAACGAAAAAGTTGTGGTTATCTCTAATTACACTCAGACACTCGATATCATAGGAAACCTTATGTCGTCTGCAAGTTTATCGTATCTACGTTTGGATGGTTCGACACCCACGAAAGAGAGGGATGCAATAGTGAACGATTTCAACCGGAGTCAGACTATTTTTGGATTTCTATTGAGTGCCAAATCAGGTGGCGTTGGGTTAAACCTCGTCGGTGCATCAAGACTAATCCTATTCGATAACGACTGGAATCCGTCCGTCGACCTGCAGGCAATGTCGAGAATTCATAGAGATGGTCAGAAAAAACCTTGCTTTATCTACCGGCTTGTCACTACCGGATGTATCGACGAGAAGATATTCCAGCGGCAGCTGATGAAGAATAATCTCAGTAAAAAGTTCTTGGATGACCACTGTGATGACAAATCTAGTGATAACGTCTTCGAGCAGGAAGACTTAAAAGATTTATTCAGCGTCCAAAGTGGAACGCTCAGTAACACACACGACTTACTTTGTTCTTGTGAAGGTTCCGGGGAAGAATTTGAGGACACAAATACTCCTCCACCTTCCAGTGAAAACACTGAAGGTGGAAAAGCCAAGATGACGGGCTGGATGCGAGCCTTAGACGTAAAAAATATCATGGACAATTCCCAGAAGCAGCAGTCCGCTTTAAAGGCCACCATAATGAAGAAATGTCTCGTTGGGTATAGGCATATTAATCCGCGCTTAATGAGCGATTTTGGTGATCATATATTGGAACGGACATTAGAAGAATACCCAGATAGCGTGACATTTGCATTTGTGAAAAGAAACAAATAA